In Brachypodium distachyon strain Bd21 chromosome 5, Brachypodium_distachyon_v3.0, whole genome shotgun sequence, the genomic window GACACCAAGTCCTACCTCTTCAACCCTGCCACCAGGGTGTTTTAGCTCTGCCAGAGAGTAACCGAAACCAGGTCCGGACAGGATAGACGACCGTAAAGTCTGCCTCCCTGTAGGGCTCGGCCATGATCCTTCTACTGGCACTTGTAAGCTACTCCGGTCCTTCTTCCGCTCCATGGATCCGCTGCACATGGGGATGGAGGTCTTCACCGTTGAtgttgccgctgctgccgcccctTCTTGGAGGGAAATCGCGGCAGATCAGCCGTACCCTGTCACGTGGTATTTACCTTCCAGATCAGTCCCGGGGGCGATATATTGGGTTATCGACATTGAGCATGTCAAGCCATGTCCACATGGCCTCCTCCGCTTCGACCTGAAAGACGAGACTTTCAGTTTGACTCGTCTTCCTGAGTCGTTGCCATTAGGCCTAATGTACTTCGTGGACGTGATGCACGGCGGGGTGCTATGTGTAAATGGTTTTGCCAGACGTGAAGGTGCTGGCGAGGGAGAGCAGACACTGACGATCTGGGCACTGCTTGAAGACGGCGATGGGGCAAGCTCGCGGTGGGAACCACGTTACTCTGTGCATATCTTATACCATTGTCATCCGATCTCTCTTCTTCCAGACGGCGTCGCGATTATGATATCTCTAGGACCCACGGTCTACCGCTACCAGATGGATGCTGATGAATTGACGGCCCTGTGTGACTTGACAGAATTCAGATACCAGCGTCGTAGAGCTGGCACCTTTGAGCCTCCTTGGAAGAAAATCCCCATCTTCAATTTTATACCTTATACCGAGAGTTTGGTTCCGATCAGTGCTCACCTGTCTAACCAACTTTGATGCCAGCTTAGCTTTGGCACAAGCATTGTACCATTTTCTTGTATTTTTAATTGTTACCAAGCAGCTGCTTAGCGGGATGAATTGACGTGGGGCATCGCTCGCTACCTTCTATTATTCTATATGTCCTTCTATACATGCTTTTTTACAGTCAAGAGCTCAGTTATTTGTTGCAAGCAAACACGATCGTTCTGAGCACAACACAGGACAGaagttttttttgcaataCTCCTGTTACAACCATTACTCTAGCACATAGGCAAGTCGCTAAATTTGCCTCCCTCGGTGTATACATATGAAAACTGATCTGAAAACGTAAAGTAGGCTTTCCTGGAGACGTCCGTTAACTACTTGACAAAATATCCAAcaagaggagaaaaaaaagtgaggTAGATGCCACTTCGACAATATGTGGATGGTTGCTTGGGTCTGTCAAAaactaggtttttttttatttctatgcTCCTCATTCCTTAGCTGTATTCAGTTATACCCGAGGCCAGAAACAATGCTCACTGCTACACTTATTCGTTTCGCGATTCCTCGCAAATGCCCTCACGGAGCACCTGCTAACGGTCAAtcccctttgaccgtttggTTCTAACGGGTGGGCCGCGGGGAGTGTTTTCAGGTGGGTCCGGAGCCGCGTTTCTGACGTGTGGGGCTGCGAGGAGACAATGCAAGCGGGCAGGTCTTATCGGGTCTGGTTACCTTACATGCGGGCCACGTCCTGAGGTGGGGGCGGTCGACTTAACTTACATGTGGGGTGACGCAACGAATGACAGGTGGGTCTGTCgcctatctctctcatccctttccCCACGCCTATCCTAAACAGGACCGATTTAGGGTTGTTTGTCAAATACGTCGCCGTCCCCGCCACATACGCCTCCGTGCTCGTCGGCGATAATGAACGAATGGAATCACTGgcaacgccgccgccagatacgcctccgtgggctcgccggcgagaGTTACGAAGAGAAGCGGCGTCTACATAGTCTaatcaaagaaagaaaaacacaccTCACATGCAAAATTATGGAAGCGATCACATCACAGACAGTTCAATATAGCGGTTATTACTAACCACATCAATTCATCATCATAGAACATCCAGtgcaaattctaacaattaaCGACATTAATATAAAACTTTACAATCACAACGACGCCGTCCGATCactcctggccgccggcttcctcctccgctgccacGCCAGGtgtcgcacccgtggcacccggggtaccaccgctacgcgacgcgtgggccccgtccccgagttcccgagaaggttccatcccgggcagcggctacgagcagtccggcaagctaccagcccggaagggctagcggggcttcggggaatattctcgcctggcgcctcccgggaagccccTTCCCGAgagaggttcccgggtgcgttgggcccgggcgcttcccggggggcgacttgccgggatagggggttcccgggcgcatgcccccgcctcaagtGTGGAGCCCAGtaggcagatcaacagcgccacgcgggcgcgtggcgggcgtggggtgcgcggccccaccggggcaaggagtaaggcgcacggctcattaaataaGCCAGCCGACGGGGCGTTACTCGTCCGATCAAgtgaacagtggttgtccaatcctactctagggttttagacccctagcaacGGAGGTGGtgtccatgcatgccaccagctcatcAGGAGGGAGTTGTATGCTTtcccgctcgacacttgtagcccatgcaccgtggcatctgtggtatccccttgagtataaaaggaggaccctcaccaacggtcaaagggtttgaTCAGCCCACAattagcctctagcattagcagagaatagtaaggagtacctgggaacttacccggcaacctgtaaacacttgattcacaaccaatatcagctcagacaagcaggacattgggttttacacctccgggtggcccgaacctaggtaaaaacgtgcgtgtatctgttctttgattagccCGCACTTTTACTACatcatttcgccggccccgtagggcctcatcggccgagccgacgatcgccggggcgaaccctgacgcccctaccgaacctaaaagggggccgtgaccgcatgCCCCCGgggtcggagcaccgtgcgacgacaccaGGCTCGGTAGGCCCCTCCACATGCGCCACCTCCGGCACGACGTACGGGAGGCTGTGCATCTGGCCGGCGTGGGGAAACGTGTTTGCCGTGTTGGTGTACACGTTGTATAGCGTGAATGCGATAAACTCGCATCCACACTAGTACACGCAGCCAAGGAGGTACTCGGCGTCATGGCTGTTGGTGAGGTGCACTAGGATGCCCGTATCGACGCCATCCTCTCGGAGCTGCTCCACACGGTACATTGGAGGGCGTACGGCCTCCCGGTGTAAGAAACCGGTATGGAGGAAGTTCCTGACCAGCGCCATCGGGCTCCTGCTATGCGACATCGCCCACACCTGGAGCGTACGCTCCACAAGGACGCCCGGTGGGAACAACTGCTCCTCCGTGAGGGGCGGTGGGTTGAAGGTGCGGCCTTGGAGCGCCATTGCCCGTCGGTTAACCGCACAGAAGAAGTGGAGAGAGGTGAAGATGTGTAGACGAAGGAGAAGAATAGAAAGAAGTAGTGCCATTGCGCCGGGTTAAATAGCGATGGTAAGGGGAAGGGAAGTGGTTTCCGGTGATGAGTGTTGGGTGGTGGGCTTTGAAAGCGGTTTGCATGAATGCTCTGGGACTCTTCATCGGAGTGGTTTGACTTGCGGATGCATGCGTGGCGGCCTTGCATGGGAAACCGGCGTGCATGGGCAGTTGCAGGGCCTTGCATGGGAATTGATGTGTTCCCGCGCGCCCTCTGGCCTTCAATATTCCTTAATTAATAGGGAGATTGACTTGCGGAGGCGTGCGGAAGTCTCTCGAAAGAGCTCTATGCATCGGGGCTTTGCATCTAGCCTTCTTCCCTGTTACCAAAGATCCATCGAGTATCTAGCCTTCTTCCCTGCTATCAAAGATCCATCGATATGGTGCGGTGGTATGGGGACTCCTTCCAGTGCTCCTCCATTGAAGCGGAGAATAGGGAGCTCGACGGAGAAAGTCCGTATCGACGTACGGCATTCTTCACCTCATCGGACGAAGATGAAATCCGTCGTAGCCGACGCTTCATTGGTCCCCGTGGTCGTGGACGCCGCCGGTCTCCACCACGACGTTGAACTCCGaggctgcctccgcctccggcaaCGTCTGGCGTCAAGCGAGGCGGCCGTAAACGAAATGTCGTGTCTCCAGCACCGgcccagcctcctcctccgccggtggTACGTCAACCGGCCCCGCCACCTGCACCaccgcccccgcctcctctgccgccggccgcgtcgTCTATCTCCGTCTACAGCAGCTCCTACGGCCTCGTCGGCGCGCCGTGCGTCGCCGCCAatgccactgccgccgccgccgatggtACAAGTGTCCGTGGAAGTGTTCCGATCGTTGATCGATACACTGGAGAAATGTACCAAGGCCTTGGAGAAGATCACCAAGAGCGTGGAATAATTTTCcatatgtatttttccttttttatatatttctatATGTAATGCTGGAGAGATgaactatatatatgtgtgtgtgtgtgtgtgtgtgtgtgtgtgtgtgtgtgtgtgtgtgtgtgtgttttcaaGATTCATTCGAGTTTTTTTAGTTACATTAATTTtcacccgccactgatagagtTTCATCCAATTTTGAATTGTTGGGTCCAAAACGTTAGTAAATAAAGGTTTAGAACATATAAGatttttgtttggtaaccttaCATGTTACTTTTTCTTCTCAAAGAATTTCAGAATTCCTGGAGCAATTTTACTATATTTCGTAcatattttggattttcagcacatttcggcattaaatgaaaaatcacTTTTTTCAATACATTTACCACAAGAAATTAATGTAAGACATGTCCATTGGACCCATTATAACCTACTAGAATGCAAACACATATGTTTCaatgaaaattaaatgtttTATACCTTCATTACTAGGAGTTACACTTAACTCAAAagtataataatgttaataatatgaaatagtTGTCAGAAAATTATGATTTTCTGCAAATGTCAATTTTTAATGATAAATTCaccacataaaaaaaatcagagcatCATCTAAATTTCACAATGTACTTCATGTACATTGCACCACCTCagggagatgttggagaaatgaactcattttgacatttggatTTAAAACTTTGTACAAAATCTTATAAAATTTGGCACACTAAGCACATGTGGTATGGattgcatgtatgcaaaagCATTTACTATTTGGAcatgttttcatatttttttaatttcaaattcagttaaATTTGATGTGTTGGGGCCAAAATGATACGACTTACAtgatttgaaatttcaccAGTGTTCTTAACTTTTGATGTACTTTCTATTGGTGCAATCAAAAATTAATTTGGAGAAGGTCGAATTTTGGGTGTTCTTCCAAATGCAACAATTCTGGTGTGCTGAAATCCCTGTTTTCATACACAAATAGGTTTGAAATTGGAATGAACCGCGAATGGAATCCAATTTTGTTCGACTTGGCACAATTTTTCTTCATTGGTTGTCTCATCATTTCTGTTGGGTTCCATGGGTTTATCtatttttcataaataaaCCCAGAAATTCAAAGAATGTACAAAGATATAGTATCTCAAGTCCAGAAAATCTCATATTTGGTGGAAACACTTGTGATGCACTCACAAAACTGACTAAATCTTCTGGGATGAGTATTTCACACGTTTGGcataaaaaatgtgaaaaacaagcaaatttatgtgaatttgaaattcaaaaattagcaaaccatttcagaaatgaaaattaaatgtttTATACCTTGATTACTATGATTTACACTTAACTCAAAagtataataatgttaataatatgaaatagtTGTCAGAAAATTATGATTTTCTGCAAGTGTCAATTTTTAGTGATACATTCATCACATAACAAATATCAGAACATTATCTAAATTTCACAATGTACTTGATGTACATTGCACCACATCAGAAACACCTCagggagatgttggagaaagagtaaattacagaaaaccaccacattacgaggtcagcggtggcggcgtgtGGGCGACGGGCATGCAGATCAGCGGCCGCGTACGCGTGCTCGAGATCCGCCGCGTACGCTTTGCCATAAGCTTTATTGTTATATCTTATTGCAAATCgttgtgttgtcatcaaacaccaaaaagggggagattgaaagggcatttcgatccctaagtgttttggtgttaatgacaacatgactcgtggactaaccgtgtgctcgagtgtttcagatgtgagatcaaatggcacaagacggttcgttgccctcaaaaaggaaagaagcttagaaggatttacggctttttatttatattgagtcgtagaaaatccgtactattatgagggagtccacatgggaaaggtttgggtgaatcaacttcacgtacccAAATCTACtatatttgcacccacataaagccgtTTCCTTAGTGGGAGAGAGACCACCTCATAATCTTAGCCTAAGGGTTTAGTGCCTAATTGTCTCCTGGGCGGCAGTGCAGCTCTTTCCAGGCCGGTAGTTCCGTCCCCGTACCGGAACCGCACCTAAACGCTATTGTCTTCTAGCGGTAGTGGGGCGGTACCGGAGCGGTACTACCGCTGGCGGTAGTACCTCTCTGCTACCTCTCTACCACCCGGCTGCGCGAAATTCACTTAACGGTCAGATTTTGAGGCGCCCTTTGAATAGGAGTCGTCCCATACCTCGGGactcctcctccaccaaccTATTCCTCTCTCCCCTAAATACAAGAGCTTCAAATtcctagatctccctccctagtgcttccccactcttgattctttgaggattggaggagaagatcttgatttagggtttcaccaaattgaaaagttgattctctttgtttcctttgtggattttgttactcttgggattttgggatccctaaccggaaggtgtctcttcaaggcctccaatcttgtgaggaggtgcttgaggattcaggaaggagcctccaattaagttgtggagttgTGCCCTTCTActtgtttgtaagggttcggcgttcgccctcaaggaagccactagtggaactctcctcacctttgtggtgttgtgagagctcatctcacctttgtggtgtggtgagttggagaatagagtaagcttttgtggcgcctctacctttgtggtagagcactccttcaaacggagacgtacactgatcccaataggtggaaatctggtgaaatcttcgtctccccgtgtggtatcattcttgcccctttacttactcgcaaagcttaattgtttatcttgtgcttcggctatcaagcaagtttcaattgattatctattgcttgttctcgtgcttcggctattgcatgaTACTAGGGGTGTAcatcatttagacgttttagtgaacccatgtattgataCTTGTATCccataaaagtgaaaagaaaaggtaaaatttgttagtcgcctattcacgcctcccccccctctagtcgaccataccaatctttcaattggtatcaAAGCCAAGTCTCTTAAATAGGGCTTAACCGCCTTAAGAATATGGCCGACGTGAGTGAGGTGGTTGGAAACAAAGCTACTATGGGCACCAAAGTGAGTATGGACGTGCTGATTAAGCTTTTGAGATATCTTAAGCCATCCATACTCATTGAGGTTAACTCCGTAGTGGCCAAGTGCCTTAAAGCCAATGCTCCCACTACATCTTATACCAACCCCGAGTTGCCCAAATCCTCATCCGGTGAGGAAATGGACAAACCGGGTGTGGATGCCAAAGCAATAAAAGCTAAGGCTAATGCTAGTGATGTGAGAGCAAACCATTCCCAAGGAATAGGTGGTTTGGGATCATATTGTGAGGTGTTCTCATCTCAACATTATGCATCCCCTTCCATTTCCATGCCTCATTTTATCCCTCAAGGCCCTCCACCAAATCTAAATGCATCTAACTTTTCTAATTGGTTATTTTGTATGAGATATTATATTTGTAGAACTTCAATTGAATTATGGAGAATCATTGAGGATGGGAACAAGCCACATGATCAAGGAAACTTAACTTCGAGAGAGTATATTGATTTTCTACTCAATGCAAGTGCATTGCATATTGTTGAAAAGTTTCTTCAAGTGGAGAATCTTCCTCATATCCATTCGTGCACCACCGCCAAAGAAACTTGGAATTATCTTGTCACAAACCTTGCTTTGAAGGTCAAGGTTTCacatcaagaagaagaggaagaagagagagaggaagaggagagttGTCCCGAAGCAATACAATATGCTTATAATGAACATATGGCTCTAGCTTCAACAACATCTTgggacaacaagaagaacttCAAGCCAAGTAATTCAAAGTATATTACAAGCTTAAAGCCACAAAGTATGTCGGTGGCTCAAGAAGAATACTTGTCgggagatgatgaagaaggacAAGATGACGAGGTAGTGGGAGTGGCCCTTGTTGCCATTTCCACCACCTCCTCACCTTCAATCTCCCTATTCGACTCCCCCAATGAAAACAAGAGCTTCACCAACAAGTGCCTCATGGCCAAAGGTAACATCGTAACTCTTTCCAATAAAATAATCATGCAACCAAGTGTATCTTTGATGAATTGTGTGGAAGAACAAGATGTGGCCAAGGTTGAGGTAAATGGTTTTGATAAGTTCA contains:
- the LOC104585559 gene encoding uncharacterized protein LOC104585559, yielding MGMEVFTVDVAAAAAPSWREIAADQPYPVTWYLPSRSVPGAIYWVIDIEHVKPCPHGLLRFDLKDETFSLTRLPESLPLGLMYFVDVMHGGVLCVNGFARREGAGEGEQTLTIWALLEDGDGASSRWEPRYSVHILYHCHPISLLPDGVAIMISLGPTVYRYQMDADELTALCDLTEFRYQRRRAGTFEPPWKKIPIFNFIPYTESLVPISAHLSNQL